A DNA window from Ostrea edulis chromosome 5, xbOstEdul1.1, whole genome shotgun sequence contains the following coding sequences:
- the LOC125652799 gene encoding uncharacterized protein LOC125652799: MGCSGSQISDPKMVAEVPPQPPYLGPPCEYRMENFLVPYVVQSDFGFMPVQGMSLTTLDVNVYNMALGSLYDLGYRLVSFSVVPSSYTADSHVKGDVKQTHKYQGICRKLPEDEQPQQWSLKVVKSFLPSKVFTYGLFRLGSESQTIADSNHIFQTISQEAANGARLVCIEITGFNSQNVKASTTAKATAGFSGSTGSTNMCFFGQSPETILGVDIFLEIPRNPTSARYVYQCVTIPMKITWTTAMDRKWNTEMDWVGVTSQYLGSGWRMVEVFMDQNNSAFHDSDLFTTNMTINQNCIFFFEKEQSKMNDNTPIYEATMVQYHSLVKMKSKIDTTITTITTFDTAWEPVVTQLGTFGWELVKILDTPVMNFESVIGRGFITFKKVMWMFFQRKIVTVSVPLAGVNPPPVAATP, from the exons ATGGGATGTAGTGGAAGTCAAATCTCCGATCCCAAGATGGTGGCTGAAGTTCCCCCGCAGCCGCCCTACCTGGGTCCTCCCTGCGAATACCGCATGGAAAACTTCTTGGTTCCGTACGTGGTACAGTCGGACTTCGGATTCATGCCCGTTCAGGGCATGTCATTAACCACATTAGACGTGAATGTGTACAACATGGCCTTGGGGTCACTGTATGACCTTGGATATCGTCTGGTGTCATTCTCAGTTGTTCCCTCTTCGTATACAGCCGATAGTCATGTCAAGGGTGATGTCAAACAAACACACAAGTACCAAGGAATCTGTCGGAAATTACCGGAAGACGAACAACCCCAGCAATGGTCTCTAAAGGTCGTCAAGTCGTTTTTGCCCTCTAAAGTATTTACGTATGGATTGTTCCGATTAGGATCTGAGTCGCAAACCATTGCCGATTCCAACCACATTTTCCAGACGATTTCGCAGGAGGCGGCAAACGGTGCTCGACTTGTGTGCATAGAAATAACAGGTTTTAACTCCCAAAATGTGAAAGCATCAACGACAGCAAAAGCAACGGCAGGATTCTCTGGCAGCACAGGTTCCACGAACATGTGCTTCTTTGGGCAAAGTCCAGAAACGA TTTTAGGAGTGGACATCTTCCTGGAGATCCCACGAAACCCAACTTCTGCCCGTTATGTTTACCAGTGTGTTACAATTCCTATGAAAATCACATGGACGACGGCGATGGACAGGAAATGGAACACAGAGATGGACTGGGTAGgagtgacgtcacaatacctTGGGAGTGGATGGAGAATGGTGGAAGTGTTTATGGACCAAAACAACAGTGCTTTCCATGACAGTGACCTCTTCACTACAAATATGACAATCAACCAGAACTGTATATTCTTTTTTGAAAAGGAGCAGTCGAAAATGAACGACAACACTCCCATTTATGAAGCGACGATGGTCCAATATCACTCTTTGGtaaaaatgaaaagtaaaatTGATACAACCATTACAACCATAACAACATTTGACACAGCTTGGGAACCCGTTGTGACTCAGCTAGGAACCTTTGGGTGGGAGCTAGTCAAAATCTTAGACACGCCAGTAATGAACTTTGAAAGCGTCATCGGGAGGGGTTTTATTACATTCAAAAAGGTCATGTGGATGTTTTTTCAGAGGAAAATTGTTACAGTTTCTGTGCCACTTGCTGGCGTAAATCCTCCACCTGTTGCAGCGACACCTTAA